A region of Paenibacillus thiaminolyticus DNA encodes the following proteins:
- a CDS encoding glycoside hydrolase N-terminal domain-containing protein — GMQEGVIMHTVFYENAPGGWNEALPLGNGHFGGMMFFEDNRLTLAMNHYEVYYRKLHRYSQAYRCGERRSYRKMYGRTYEELKERAREMYRDPGRSRSSSMAMRCRA; from the coding sequence GGAATGCAGGAAGGAGTCATCATGCATACGGTATTCTATGAAAATGCCCCAGGCGGCTGGAACGAGGCGTTGCCGCTCGGCAACGGGCATTTCGGCGGAATGATGTTCTTCGAGGATAATAGGTTGACGCTGGCGATGAATCATTACGAGGTGTATTACCGGAAGCTTCACCGTTATAGCCAGGCGTATCGCTGCGGTGAGAGGCGATCGTACCGGAAGATGTACGGCCGCACTTACGAGGAACTGAAGGAACGGGCGCGCGAGATGTACCGCGATCCGGGCAGGAGCCGTTCTTCCTCTATGGCGATGCGCTGTCGGGCATAA